The following proteins come from a genomic window of Clostridia bacterium:
- a CDS encoding ATP-binding protein, translating to MSIRYSKQIFKNVNDAFEKKRASAEERYIANRAEAAKKDARFSQIEYELSSAASELIGAVASGKDTASAAKEAEKKSLALQKERLDLLSSYGYPSDYLDIKYSCEKCNDAGFIGSRMCSCYADALRAEAHKTFNLSMHMPDTTFESFDTSLYTGEALSADYTPRENAELVLKACRVFVRDFSKSRQNLLFTGKNGLGKTHLSSAIAHALIDDGFDVVYETAGVIFALMEDVRFGRTSDEALYRTERLSQCDLLIIDDLGSEFTTPFVRAALFSIINGRLMNNKKMIISTNLSPNDISELYDERIYSRIMGSFTVLELYGDDIRHILKERK from the coding sequence ATGAGTATAAGATATTCAAAACAGATATTTAAAAACGTAAACGACGCCTTTGAAAAAAAACGCGCTTCGGCCGAGGAGCGGTATATAGCCAACCGCGCCGAAGCCGCAAAAAAAGACGCGCGCTTTTCACAGATCGAGTATGAGCTTTCTTCTGCGGCATCCGAGCTTATCGGCGCCGTGGCTTCCGGCAAGGATACGGCTTCGGCGGCGAAAGAGGCCGAGAAAAAAAGCCTCGCTCTTCAAAAAGAAAGGCTTGATCTTTTGTCGTCATACGGATATCCTTCGGATTATCTTGACATTAAATATTCCTGCGAAAAATGCAATGACGCCGGCTTCATCGGCTCCAGGATGTGCTCCTGCTATGCCGACGCTTTAAGGGCAGAAGCGCACAAGACGTTCAATCTTTCAATGCATATGCCCGACACAACGTTTGAAAGCTTCGACACCTCGCTCTATACGGGCGAAGCGCTGTCCGCCGACTATACCCCGCGCGAGAACGCAGAGCTTGTGCTGAAGGCCTGCCGTGTTTTCGTGCGTGATTTTTCAAAATCACGCCAAAACCTTCTCTTTACGGGCAAAAACGGACTTGGCAAGACTCATCTTTCCAGCGCCATAGCCCATGCCCTTATCGACGACGGATTCGACGTAGTCTATGAGACTGCGGGAGTTATCTTCGCGCTTATGGAAGACGTGCGATTCGGGCGCACGAGCGACGAAGCGCTTTACCGCACCGAACGCCTTTCACAGTGCGACCTTCTTATAATCGACGACCTCGGCAGTGAGTTTACGACTCCGTTTGTGCGCGCCGCGCTCTTTTCAATAATAAACGGTCGTCTTATGAACAACAAAAAAATGATCATCAGCACAAATCTTTCTCCCAATGACATAAGCGAGCTTTATGACGAGCGCATATATTCGCGCATTATGGGCAGCTTTACCGTATTGGAGCTTTACGGAGACGATATACGTCATATTTTAAAAGAAAGAAAATAA